A stretch of the Papaver somniferum cultivar HN1 chromosome 6, ASM357369v1, whole genome shotgun sequence genome encodes the following:
- the LOC113287817 gene encoding pentatricopeptide repeat-containing protein At4g18975, chloroplastic-like, whose protein sequence is MAQVGVGWFSSGCSYRGFPLQKLTSSAVHSTTKKVTSVNYIDCSNNHRNRRSLAPLNTSSIEKKSNKKLSRKTEHHLWMKRDSAESGHKALNLVHIISELPNEKTAVYGALDKWTAWETEFPLIAAAKALRILRQRSRWSHVIQVAKWMLSKGQGLTMGTYDTLLLAFDMDGRVDEAETLWNMIVHAHTRSISRRLCSRMISLYHHHHMPDKVIEVFADMEELGVKPDEDTVKRVARAFQELGQEEKEKLFVNKYQSKWKYLHFNGERVKVKRHGWNG, encoded by the exons ATGGCACAAGTGGGTGTGGGCTGGTTTTCTTCCGGTTGTTCTTATAGAGGGTTTCCTTTGCAGAAACTAACATCCTCGGCAGTCCATTCTACTACGAAGAAG GTTACTAGTGTTAACTATATCGATTGTTCAAATAATCATCGGAATCGACGATCATTAGCACCACTAAATACCTCTTCCATTGAAAA GAAATCAAATAAAAAGCTGTCAAGGAAAACAGAACATCATTTGTGGATGAAAAGAGATTCAGCTGAGTCTGGTCATAAGGCTCTTAATCTTGTTCATATT ATTTCAGAACTTCCAAATGAGAAAACGGCCGTTTATGGAGCATTAGATAAGTGGACAGCTTgggaaactgagtttccgttaATTGCAGCAGCTAAAGCTCTCAGAATTTTACGACAGAGAAGCCGATGGTCACATGTTATTCAA GTGGCCAAGTGGATGCTGAGCAAAGGCCAAGGACTCACAATGGGGACATATGACACACTGTTGTTGGCATTTGATATGGATGGAAGAGTAGATGAGGCTGAAACATTATGGAACATGATAGTGCACGCACATACGCGCTCCATCTCCAGAAGATTGTGTTCTAGAATGATATCACTGTATCATCACCATCACATGCCAGATAAAGTCATAGAG GTGTTTGCCGACATGGAAGAGCTGGGAGTGAAACCCGACGAGGACACAGTCAAGAGGGTGGCACGTGCATTCCAGGAATTGGgtcaagaagaaaaagagaagctGTTCGTCAACAAATACCAGAGTAAATGGAAGTACCTTCACTTTAATGGGGAGCGAGTCAAAGTTAAAAGACATGGCTGGAATGGATAA
- the LOC113287816 gene encoding chitin-inducible gibberellin-responsive protein 1-like, with protein sequence MDMQQMYSYGVNGVNLSSDSSQDSTPMIPDWIITPMKFDIGGSPNSPLSSQFDCDTFTTPCNSQEQRSSTENLSGVSPACNSFETDSYYQTNPSTTYFLNNQERQGSMVFRDVSGAQNMKLALEEIESALMSPDINENEATTMGHGEFHGNTRPENLNQRSRPSYNGSPASQPATYITPKQQKSIRGLKAEKRHRTTEEPQHEIQIPQGNLKKLLIECARALSENRMDDFDKLVEYARSAVSVSGDPIQRLGAYMVEGLVARKRSSGSVIYGSLNCKQPEGKDLLSYMRLLYEICPYMKFGYMAANGAIAEAFRNEDQVHIIDFQIAQGTQWITLIQALAARPGGPPHVRITGIDDPVSQYARGDGLAKVGNMLALMSEKFKIPVEFHPVPVFASDITREMLDVRHGEAVAVNFPLQLHHTPDESVDVTNPRDMLLRMVKSLSPKVVTLIEQESNTNTTPFLMRFREALDFYSAMFESIDTALGRETKERIKVEEQCLARDIVNVIACEGRERVERHELLGKWRVRFEMAGFRPFPLSSHVNSVIRGLVKSYSQSYTLEETDGAMLLGWQNRNLISASAWC encoded by the coding sequence ATGGATATGCAGCAGATGTACAGTTATGGTGTGAATGGTGTAAATTTATCCTCTGATTCTTCCCAAGACTCTACCCCGATGATTCCTGATTGGATTATTACTCCTATGAAATTCGATATTGGTGGCTCACCAAATTCTCCTCTTTCATCTCAGTTTGATTGTGATACCTTTACTACACCGTGCAACAGCCAAGAGCAGCGTAGCTCAACTGAAAATCTGTCAGGTGTCAGCCCTGCTTGTAACTCATTTGAGACTGATAGTTATTATCAGACCAACCCTTCCACCACCTATTTTCTTAACAATCAAGAACGGCAGGGCAGCATGGTCTTCAGGGATGTGAGTGGTGCTCAGAACATGAAGCTAGCTCTGGAGGAAATTGAATCTGCTCTGATGAGCCCTGATATCAATGAAAATGAAGCAACCACTATGGGTCATGGCGAGTTCCATGGGAATACAAGGCCAGAAAATTTGAACCAGAGATCAAGACCATCTTATAATGGGTCACCAGCGTCTCAGCCTGCCACATATATTACTCCTAAGCAACAGAAATCCATCCGTGGTCTCAAGGCAGAGAAACGCCACAGAACGACCGAAGAACCACAGCATGAAATACAGATTCCACAAGGTAACTTGAAGAAACTTCTGATTGAATGTGCAAGGGCACTATCTGAAAACAGGATGGATGATTTTGATAAACTGGTTGAATATGCCAGATCTGCTGTATCAGTTAGCGGGGATCCAATCCAGCGTTTGGGTGCTTACATGGTAGAAGGGTTGGTTGCCAGAAAGAGATCGTCAGGTTCTGTAATATACGGTTCACTGAATTGTAAACAACCAGAAGGGAAGGACTTGCTCTCGTATATGCGTCTTCTTTATGAGATCTGCCCGTACATGAAATTTGGGTATATGGCAGCCAATGGTGCTATCGCAGAAGCATTTAGAAATGAAGACCAGGTGCACATAATCGACTTCCAGATAGCTCAGGGAACACAGTGGATCACTCTGATTCAAGCTCTAGCTGCAAGGCCAGGAGGGCCTCCCCACGTGCGAATTACTGGCATTGATGACCCAGTCTCCCAATATGCTCGTGGTGATGGTTTGGCGAAAGTTGGGAACATGTTGGCGTTAATGTCTGAGAAATTCAAGATCCCCGTCGAGTTCCATCCGGTGCCAGTGTTTGCCTCTGATATCACAAGGGAAATGCTTGATGTGAGGCATGGAGAGGCTGTGGCCGTGAACTTTCCTTTGCAGCTTCACCATACCCCAGATGAGAGTGTGGACGTGACTAATCCGAGGGATATGCTTTTAAGGATGGTAAAATCTCTATCACCCAAAGTGGTAACCTTGATTGAGCAGGAATCGAACACAAACACAACTCCCTTCTTAATGAGGTTTAGGGAGGCTCTGGACTTCTATTCGGCAATGTTTGAGTCAATCGACACAGCCCTAGGAAGGGAAACAAAAGAAAGGATCAAAGTGGAGGAACAATGTCTGGCTAGGGACATTGTGAACGTGATTGCATGTGAAGGTAGGGAGAGGGTGGAGCGCCATGAGCTACTGGGGAAATGGAGGGTAAGGTTCGAAATGGCTGGGTTCAGGCCTTTCCCTCTGAGCTCTCACGTCAACTCAGTGATAAGGGGCCTGGTTAAAAGTTATTCACAGAGCTACACTTTGGAGGAGACAGATGGAGCAATGCTGTTGGGATGGCAGAACAGGAACTTGATATCAGCGTCAGCTTGGTGTTGA